A window of the Nocardia sp. NBC_01329 genome harbors these coding sequences:
- a CDS encoding competence protein CoiA family protein: MGFSDQLTVALDLSCGQYVCAPTDPADPHVHDFRRKSLVGDRSLVCAACFTEFGKEVPVVVRARVGGQRRPHFAHPPGFAPVGGRHHPETLWHLTGKAVLAEWALRQPGVVEADTEVWLPRRERRADVRVVFADRREVALEVQGGPLTDAEWSQRHHDYRRNGVVDVWFWHPTSRPHWIVLSDPDSRQHLWTLDPAQRSASVMVGAPHRTLWPEPPTEDNPTHRVPHLPPCVYDELLAHPCRLDDLTLTPRGLAIPSQLHQSLTDALHHERELLRTRRRHRLNQHHHPTPATDPVHIDPSRTSSPVPNVVVVGITGRPPIADPEALAHLRWVRLQNRFVKNGHLPAYTDAPQFRRIRNVRQPLTCVNCSHTLSPDTAPGEIPSCPPALQIGNYQPPATRRPAAPLHDPATPSNSSRAASAITGDRAHIHRVNRQKVPDTDQLLLF; the protein is encoded by the coding sequence GTGGGTTTCTCCGACCAGCTCACCGTCGCGCTCGATCTCTCGTGCGGGCAGTACGTCTGCGCGCCGACAGATCCCGCCGACCCGCACGTACACGACTTCAGGCGCAAAAGCCTCGTCGGTGACAGGTCGCTGGTATGCGCGGCCTGTTTCACCGAGTTCGGCAAAGAAGTGCCCGTGGTGGTCCGCGCCCGCGTGGGCGGGCAGCGCCGACCGCACTTCGCCCATCCACCCGGGTTCGCGCCCGTCGGCGGCCGGCATCATCCTGAGACGCTGTGGCATCTGACCGGCAAGGCAGTGCTGGCCGAGTGGGCTCTCCGTCAGCCGGGGGTGGTCGAAGCCGATACCGAGGTGTGGTTGCCCCGCCGAGAACGCCGCGCCGATGTCCGCGTCGTATTCGCCGACCGCCGGGAAGTAGCTCTCGAAGTCCAAGGGGGGCCGCTGACCGATGCGGAGTGGAGCCAAAGACATCACGACTACCGACGCAACGGAGTCGTCGATGTCTGGTTCTGGCATCCCACCAGCCGTCCGCACTGGATCGTGCTCAGCGATCCCGACAGCCGTCAACACCTGTGGACATTGGACCCCGCCCAGCGGTCCGCTTCCGTGATGGTCGGAGCACCGCACCGAACCCTATGGCCAGAACCGCCGACCGAGGATAATCCCACCCACCGGGTACCGCACCTGCCGCCGTGCGTCTACGACGAGTTGCTCGCGCACCCGTGCCGACTAGACGATCTCACCTTGACCCCGCGCGGTCTCGCGATCCCCAGCCAGCTGCACCAGTCATTGACAGACGCGCTACACCACGAACGTGAACTCCTGCGAACACGTCGACGCCATCGCCTCAACCAGCACCATCATCCCACTCCCGCGACCGACCCGGTGCACATTGATCCCTCCCGGACCTCCAGTCCCGTCCCGAATGTGGTGGTGGTGGGCATTACTGGGCGCCCACCCATCGCCGACCCTGAGGCGCTCGCTCACTTGCGCTGGGTCCGGCTCCAGAACAGGTTTGTGAAGAACGGCCATCTCCCGGCATACACCGACGCCCCTCAATTCCGGCGAATCCGGAATGTTCGGCAACCGCTCACCTGCGTCAACTGCAGCCACACGCTCTCGCCAGACACTGCTCCTGGAGAAATCCCGAGCTGCCCACCGGCGCTCCAGATCGGCAACTACCAGCCACCAGCAACCAGGCGACCTGCCGCTCCTCTACACGATCCAGCAACACCATCGAACAGTTCGCGAGCCGCGTCAGCGATCACAGGCGATCGGGCTCATATTCATCGGGTCAACCGGCAGAAGGTTCCGGACACCGACCAGCTGCTGCTGTTCTGA
- a CDS encoding transposase: MAAPKKYPDELKARAVRLYLESDPKPTIRKLAQQLGVHHEALRNWIRQADTSGQRSEPASTDLAEENKRLRKQVAELERVNDILRSASAYFASELGQTRR; the protein is encoded by the coding sequence GTGGCAGCACCGAAGAAATACCCGGACGAGCTGAAGGCCCGAGCAGTCCGACTGTATCTGGAGTCGGACCCGAAACCGACGATCCGCAAACTCGCCCAGCAGTTGGGCGTGCATCACGAGGCCTTGCGGAATTGGATCCGCCAAGCCGACACCAGTGGCCAGCGATCGGAACCAGCATCGACCGATCTGGCCGAGGAGAACAAGCGGCTGCGTAAACAGGTCGCCGAGTTGGAGCGGGTCAACGACATTCTGCGGTCGGCGAGTGCGTATTTCGCCTCGGAGCTCGGCCAGACCCGGAGGTGA
- a CDS encoding DDE-type integrase/transposase/recombinase, producing the protein MAHRLDTNRSAGGAGTGSGRAVFTADRPNRLWVADATRIPCGQGTFWLAAVRDAFSNRIVGWKTSDRCDTELVLGALEFAVWSRDIRDGELIHHSDRGLDLHSDPVR; encoded by the coding sequence GTGGCGCATCGCCTCGACACGAACCGATCCGCGGGCGGCGCCGGCACCGGATCTGGTCGAGCAGTCTTCACCGCGGATCGGCCGAATCGGCTGTGGGTGGCTGACGCGACCAGGATCCCCTGTGGTCAGGGCACGTTCTGGCTGGCAGCGGTGCGGGACGCATTCTCCAACCGGATCGTGGGCTGGAAAACCTCAGACCGCTGCGACACCGAACTGGTGCTGGGTGCACTCGAGTTCGCAGTCTGGAGCCGCGACATCCGCGATGGCGAACTGATACACCACAGCGACAGGGGGCTCGACCTACACAGCGATCCGGTTCGCTAA
- a CDS encoding IS3 family transposase — protein sequence MGSVGDSYDNALMENFFSTLKTELVYRRAWRTRDEAENALFAYIDGWYNSQRIQKKLGWRSPDEFEASYHHPVPASASSSNVG from the coding sequence ATGGGCTCGGTCGGCGACAGCTACGACAATGCGCTGATGGAGAACTTCTTCTCCACATTGAAGACCGAACTGGTCTATCGCCGAGCCTGGCGGACCCGGGACGAGGCCGAGAACGCCCTGTTCGCATACATCGATGGCTGGTACAACAGCCAGCGCATCCAGAAGAAGCTGGGTTGGCGATCACCGGACGAGTTCGAAGCGAGCTACCATCACCCGGTTCCGGCTAGTGCCTCGTCAAGCAACGTTGGATAG
- a CDS encoding IS630 family transposase has translation MARKPEVFVREVSPEEGRRLQKITKTSKQPIRTRRAIVVMASAQHQPVPAIARLMQVSEAYVRQVIHDFNERGFEALDPKWSGGRPPKTDRATRERIACIARCCPRDLGYPFSTWSLSKLRDMLATSKIADISRETLRTILREQGVSWQATKTWKAGTDPDFTTKMNRILDLYDHPPADGRVICVDEFGPLNLQPRPGRGWFPARKPRRLRATYHRDHGVRHLLGALDLATGRIHYRIRDRKRWIEFLAFLKTLRARWPGEKLYVIADNFSPHKRAEVRDWAAANNVELVFLPTYSSWLNWIESELAALRYFALNGTDHHSHNEQDAAIGAYIRWHNQHARPKRDFAVNSTIRRPDYLSNVA, from the coding sequence ATGGCCCGGAAACCAGAAGTATTCGTGCGGGAGGTGTCCCCGGAAGAGGGACGCCGACTGCAGAAGATCACCAAAACCAGCAAACAGCCGATCAGGACCCGACGCGCGATCGTGGTGATGGCCTCAGCGCAACATCAACCCGTTCCGGCGATAGCGAGGCTGATGCAGGTCTCGGAAGCCTATGTGCGGCAAGTGATCCACGACTTCAACGAACGGGGGTTCGAAGCATTGGACCCAAAATGGAGCGGGGGCAGACCGCCGAAGACCGATCGGGCGACGCGTGAACGTATCGCCTGCATCGCCCGGTGCTGCCCCCGCGACCTCGGCTATCCGTTCTCGACGTGGAGCCTGTCGAAACTCCGAGACATGCTGGCCACCAGCAAAATCGCTGATATCAGCCGCGAAACCTTACGCACGATCCTGCGCGAGCAGGGCGTGTCCTGGCAGGCCACCAAGACCTGGAAAGCAGGCACCGACCCCGACTTCACCACCAAGATGAACCGCATCCTGGACCTCTACGACCACCCACCCGCCGACGGGCGAGTGATCTGTGTCGACGAGTTCGGGCCGTTGAACCTGCAACCCCGCCCCGGGCGCGGCTGGTTCCCGGCCCGCAAGCCGCGCCGGCTGCGGGCGACCTACCACCGCGACCACGGAGTGCGGCATCTACTCGGGGCGTTGGACCTGGCCACCGGCCGTATTCACTACCGGATCCGGGACCGCAAACGATGGATCGAGTTTCTGGCCTTCCTGAAAACACTGCGGGCCCGCTGGCCCGGCGAGAAGCTGTACGTCATCGCCGACAACTTCTCCCCGCACAAACGGGCCGAAGTTCGGGACTGGGCCGCGGCCAACAACGTGGAGTTGGTGTTCCTGCCGACCTATTCGTCCTGGCTGAACTGGATCGAATCGGAACTCGCCGCGTTGCGGTACTTCGCCCTCAACGGCACCGACCACCACAGCCACAACGAACAAGACGCCGCGATCGGCGCCTACATCCGCTGGCACAACCAGCACGCCCGACCCAAACGAGACTTCGCCGTCAACTCCACAATCCGGCGCCCCGATTACCTATCCAACGTTGCTTGA
- a CDS encoding IS3 family transposase has product MAECAAPNSFTSGGGEDVARMARLLKVSRSGYYQYRKRCRSTSLTPAAQRRADLAVKIVAHHRESAGTYGAPRITADLREAGERVTEKTVAKIMAQVGIEGISPRTFKVVTTVVDPRASFPPDLVGRRFDQGRLDAVWTSDITYLTCGEGDMYLCAIKDEHSKRVLGWSVADHMRTELVTDTLDKAIAARGGHGRGTVLHADRGSQYTASAMAAACHRHGLHRSMGATGICWDNAGAESLWSTFKHEHYYRHTYLTKTELVAARLTNGCTGTTLGAVTPRSG; this is encoded by the coding sequence ATGGCAGAGTGCGCCGCCCCCAACAGTTTCACCAGCGGTGGCGGTGAGGACGTCGCGCGGATGGCGCGGCTGCTGAAGGTGTCGCGGTCAGGCTATTACCAGTATCGGAAACGCTGCCGGTCGACGTCTTTGACGCCTGCCGCGCAGCGCCGTGCCGATCTGGCGGTCAAGATCGTGGCGCATCACCGGGAGTCCGCCGGCACCTACGGTGCGCCGCGGATCACCGCTGATCTGCGGGAGGCCGGGGAGAGGGTCACCGAGAAGACCGTCGCCAAGATCATGGCTCAGGTCGGGATCGAGGGGATCAGCCCGCGCACCTTCAAAGTCGTGACCACGGTGGTCGACCCGCGGGCGTCGTTCCCGCCGGATCTGGTCGGTCGCCGGTTCGACCAGGGCCGTCTCGACGCGGTCTGGACGAGCGATATCACCTATCTGACCTGCGGAGAAGGTGATATGTATTTGTGCGCGATCAAGGATGAGCATTCCAAGCGGGTGCTGGGCTGGTCGGTGGCCGACCATATGCGCACCGAGCTGGTCACCGATACCCTGGACAAGGCGATCGCCGCACGCGGCGGCCACGGCCGCGGAACTGTTTTACATGCGGACCGCGGCAGTCAATACACTGCGTCGGCCATGGCAGCGGCCTGCCATCGGCATGGCCTGCACCGGTCGATGGGTGCCACCGGGATCTGCTGGGACAACGCCGGCGCGGAATCGCTGTGGTCGACGTTCAAACACGAACACTACTACCGGCATACCTACTTGACGAAGACCGAACTCGTTGCCGCGCGGTTGACAAATGGATGCACTGGTACAACACTCGGCGCCGTCACTCCACGATCGGGATGA
- a CDS encoding transposase: MSRKRRSFTTEYKVEAAHRVIDSGRTVAEVSRELGVHESLLGRWVADERRRVEAAAVHREQPLSGAERAELLRLRKQVAEQDKDIAFLKKASAYFAAMQQNRPGSS, translated from the coding sequence GTGTCTCGGAAACGTCGGTCGTTCACGACCGAGTACAAGGTCGAGGCTGCTCATCGGGTGATCGATTCCGGTCGCACGGTCGCCGAGGTCTCCCGCGAACTCGGCGTGCACGAGAGCCTGCTGGGCCGGTGGGTCGCCGATGAACGCCGCCGCGTCGAAGCGGCCGCGGTGCATCGTGAACAGCCGCTATCCGGTGCCGAGCGGGCGGAGTTGCTGCGGTTACGCAAACAGGTAGCTGAGCAGGACAAAGATATCGCGTTCTTGAAAAAAGCCTCGGCGTACTTTGCCGCGATGCAGCAGAACCGGCCCGGTTCGAGCTGA
- the cas3 gene encoding CRISPR-associated helicase Cas3' — MNLLLSHLLDTAAVAELIWDRYLAESVRHQVSLVAGGVDAGRRLFVWLCGVHDLGKATPAFQSVDRHGAAAVRSVGLGWDERAVKARRWRHEKAGARVLESLLQEAGWGAEQRDWVWPLVAGHHGQFPSLGDLGPGRRREPELRGTGDWPKAQRALLAVYTRALGCGELFDLEPRVVPSRALQLALSGFIIMADWIASGEHFPGLDRLDQVNVKGARARAEKAWEAIGLARGWGRIPEPSADDFESRFGALPRASQRVAIECAARMARPGLMVVEAPMGEGKTRTALLCAEVLAARFGFDGVFVGMPTQATSDPMFTQVRAWVEKVNADVAAGVALLHGKRRFNAEWRGLVESAQGGDAEFASVGEDEFGLDDPYGCAEFDPCTWERPVRTVPAEWFLGAKRGLLAPFVVGTIDQLLLAATRTKHVMLRMAGLAGKVVILDEVHAADVYMSEFLVEGLRWLGQAGVPVILLSATLPPQQRERLLSAYLAGARGAEELERIVVEAEPGYPRVTTAWADTSGSPVVEQAAAPAWRAEPLRVNVQVFEEGRSITELLRDRLAEGGCVLIIRNTVDRAQQVYEELTSVFGSAVRLLHARMHIRERATVTEECLNVLGPKKDGVQRPLSIVVATQIAEQSFDVDADLLITDLAPMDLLLQRIGRMHRHDGVIRPPGLREPTVIVTGFTPRGDGPPQFDGGSEAIYGRYPLLCSAAAVLQAEGEGWKVPAQVPELVVAAYDGQVRTPQAWASEVADASQSWIADQQKRADTAAQFVLTRLGEHEYPTLEGLHRGEYVKDDDVRVRDGEESIEVILVRQDDHGYRAENGRRLGPNGEVDAEVLDDVLGGTLRLPTRLTRSGMESLRTLDGWRDHPWLRYSRALVLDRDSRARVGEAKVRYEEKLGLRVE, encoded by the coding sequence GTGAATCTGTTGCTTTCGCATCTGCTGGATACGGCAGCTGTTGCAGAGTTGATCTGGGATAGGTACTTGGCGGAGTCGGTCCGTCATCAAGTGTCACTGGTTGCCGGCGGTGTTGATGCGGGTCGACGGTTGTTCGTATGGCTATGTGGTGTGCACGATCTGGGCAAGGCGACGCCCGCGTTTCAGTCCGTGGACCGTCACGGTGCCGCTGCGGTTCGCAGCGTGGGGTTGGGTTGGGATGAGCGCGCGGTCAAAGCACGGCGGTGGAGGCACGAGAAGGCCGGGGCGAGGGTGCTGGAGAGCCTGCTTCAGGAGGCCGGGTGGGGTGCTGAGCAGCGAGACTGGGTGTGGCCGTTGGTGGCCGGGCATCACGGGCAGTTTCCATCGCTGGGGGATTTGGGGCCTGGTCGGCGTCGTGAGCCTGAGTTGCGGGGTACGGGTGATTGGCCGAAGGCTCAGCGAGCGTTGCTTGCGGTGTATACCCGGGCGCTGGGGTGTGGCGAGCTTTTTGATTTGGAGCCGCGGGTTGTGCCGTCGCGAGCGCTGCAGTTGGCGTTGAGCGGGTTCATCATTATGGCCGATTGGATCGCAAGTGGGGAGCACTTCCCGGGCCTTGATCGTTTGGACCAGGTCAACGTCAAAGGGGCACGCGCGAGAGCTGAGAAGGCATGGGAAGCAATCGGCCTGGCTCGCGGATGGGGCCGGATTCCGGAGCCTTCGGCCGACGATTTCGAGTCGCGATTCGGTGCTCTACCGCGAGCGTCGCAGCGTGTGGCGATCGAGTGTGCGGCGCGTATGGCGCGTCCTGGGTTGATGGTCGTGGAGGCGCCTATGGGGGAAGGTAAGACGAGGACGGCGTTGCTGTGTGCGGAGGTGCTGGCGGCGCGGTTCGGGTTCGACGGGGTGTTCGTGGGGATGCCCACCCAGGCGACAAGTGACCCGATGTTCACGCAAGTGCGGGCATGGGTGGAGAAGGTAAACGCCGATGTTGCGGCCGGGGTTGCGTTGCTGCACGGCAAGCGTCGCTTCAACGCGGAGTGGCGAGGGCTTGTCGAATCCGCTCAGGGTGGGGATGCGGAGTTCGCGAGTGTGGGTGAGGACGAGTTCGGGCTCGATGATCCTTATGGCTGTGCGGAGTTCGACCCGTGTACGTGGGAGAGGCCGGTCCGTACGGTGCCGGCCGAATGGTTCCTCGGAGCGAAACGAGGATTGCTGGCGCCCTTCGTGGTCGGCACGATCGATCAATTGTTGCTGGCGGCGACGCGGACCAAGCATGTGATGCTACGTATGGCCGGGTTGGCGGGGAAGGTCGTCATTCTCGACGAGGTGCATGCGGCCGACGTGTACATGTCGGAGTTCCTCGTGGAGGGGCTGCGCTGGCTCGGCCAGGCCGGAGTTCCGGTCATCCTGTTGTCGGCTACGTTGCCGCCGCAGCAACGCGAGCGGCTCCTCAGTGCTTACCTGGCCGGTGCCCGCGGCGCCGAGGAACTCGAGCGGATCGTGGTCGAGGCGGAACCGGGGTATCCGAGGGTGACCACGGCGTGGGCGGACACTTCGGGTAGCCCGGTGGTCGAGCAGGCCGCTGCACCGGCCTGGCGGGCAGAACCCCTGCGGGTCAACGTCCAGGTGTTCGAGGAAGGAAGGTCGATCACCGAGCTGCTGCGCGATCGCCTGGCCGAGGGTGGTTGCGTGCTGATCATCCGCAACACGGTCGACCGGGCCCAGCAGGTCTACGAGGAGCTGACGTCTGTGTTCGGGTCTGCAGTGCGGCTGCTGCACGCGCGGATGCACATCCGTGAGCGCGCCACGGTGACTGAGGAATGTCTCAATGTTCTGGGCCCGAAAAAAGATGGGGTGCAACGACCTCTGTCCATCGTGGTTGCCACTCAGATCGCGGAACAATCGTTCGACGTGGACGCTGACCTGCTGATTACTGATCTGGCGCCGATGGACTTATTGCTGCAACGGATCGGACGCATGCACCGCCACGACGGAGTCATCCGTCCCCCGGGGCTGCGTGAGCCGACCGTGATAGTCACCGGCTTCACCCCCCGCGGAGACGGTCCACCGCAGTTCGACGGTGGCAGCGAAGCGATCTATGGGCGATACCCACTACTTTGCAGCGCGGCAGCAGTCCTGCAGGCCGAAGGAGAAGGCTGGAAGGTTCCTGCCCAGGTCCCCGAGCTGGTAGTCGCCGCCTACGACGGGCAGGTGAGGACCCCTCAGGCATGGGCATCCGAAGTCGCGGACGCGTCGCAGTCATGGATCGCCGATCAACAGAAGCGGGCCGACACGGCGGCACAGTTCGTGCTGACCCGGCTCGGCGAGCACGAGTACCCGACGTTGGAGGGCCTGCACCGCGGGGAGTACGTCAAGGACGATGACGTCCGCGTCCGTGACGGCGAAGAATCGATCGAAGTGATCCTGGTACGGCAGGACGACCACGGTTACCGAGCCGAGAACGGGCGCCGGCTCGGGCCGAACGGTGAGGTCGATGCCGAGGTTCTCGACGACGTTCTCGGCGGGACACTTCGGCTGCCGACGCGACTTACCCGATCTGGAATGGAGTCGCTGAGAACGCTGGACGGATGGCGGGATCACCCATGGCTGCGCTACAGCCGTGCGTTGGTCCTCGACCGCGACAGCCGGGCGAGGGTCGGCGAGGCCAAGGTTCGTTACGAAGAAAAACTCGGCCTACGTGTCGAGTGA
- the casA gene encoding type I-E CRISPR-associated protein Cse1/CasA gives MTLVFHTAGQASEVRSGNTLNIVPYRMDESVNEGDLIRVVPLLPCRFDDGSVEALPVWRALVDSHRIVSIDVEVPTMLPAILRQLLLPIVLHALGSPRSRQEWGQRFDRGCFDAAEVEALDAYLAEYGDRFDVLHPVHPFGQVAGLRTKKGETKGAALLVATAPSGNNVPLFATRTEADALPLSLDAAVRWLLHTQCWDTAAIKTGVIGDPNAEKTGKTSGNPTGPLGQLGVVMPVGRTLYDTLLLNTPIGIQKRLGTPHWAKDPLGPQWKIRAPESVLDLWTWQSRRIRLMAESAQAGLVVSRVVVSAGDRFSVGVPVWETHTAWRKDKPDKRTGAAPLRPLRHTAGKAAWRGLDALLALEKENGAAQTSELIDQIAGLDAEGIIDVDYPLQVETFGIVYGNQSAVIEELIHDVVSVPVASLRGKGLAYEVVIDAAMQAEQLVNAINHLSADLRRSVGAAPIPWNKGMRPGEQLLTALDPVVRRLLAGVTADSRDEDKLTRGREAWELMAFDAVHRCAEPLFALPAAAFNGRSEKSGSKEHHYKLGLAANRFHTSVNDTLGRASALRNRPHEEE, from the coding sequence ATGACTCTAGTTTTCCATACCGCCGGACAAGCGAGTGAAGTACGCTCCGGAAACACCTTAAACATTGTTCCTTATCGAATGGATGAGAGCGTGAATGAAGGCGACTTGATTCGGGTAGTTCCGCTGTTGCCCTGCAGGTTCGACGACGGTTCTGTCGAGGCGCTTCCGGTGTGGCGCGCGTTGGTGGACAGCCATCGGATCGTCAGCATCGATGTGGAGGTGCCGACAATGCTGCCGGCGATCTTGCGTCAACTGCTGCTGCCGATCGTGCTGCATGCGCTCGGGTCGCCGCGGTCTCGACAAGAGTGGGGGCAGCGATTCGACCGCGGATGCTTCGATGCCGCTGAGGTCGAGGCGCTCGACGCGTATCTGGCTGAGTATGGCGACCGGTTCGACGTACTGCATCCGGTGCATCCGTTCGGCCAGGTCGCTGGTCTTCGGACGAAGAAAGGTGAAACCAAGGGGGCTGCGTTGCTGGTGGCCACAGCGCCCTCGGGTAACAACGTCCCGTTGTTCGCGACACGGACCGAGGCCGACGCCCTGCCATTGTCGCTCGATGCCGCCGTGCGCTGGTTGCTGCATACGCAATGCTGGGACACCGCGGCCATCAAAACCGGTGTAATCGGTGACCCGAATGCTGAGAAAACGGGCAAAACGTCGGGAAACCCCACGGGCCCGCTGGGACAGCTGGGTGTGGTGATGCCGGTCGGGCGAACTCTCTACGACACTTTGCTTCTGAACACCCCGATCGGTATTCAGAAGCGACTGGGCACCCCGCATTGGGCGAAAGATCCTCTCGGTCCGCAGTGGAAGATTCGCGCACCGGAGAGCGTGCTGGACCTGTGGACGTGGCAGTCACGGCGGATCCGGCTGATGGCCGAATCCGCCCAGGCTGGTCTCGTTGTCTCACGAGTGGTGGTGTCCGCGGGGGACCGGTTCAGCGTTGGTGTGCCGGTATGGGAAACCCATACCGCGTGGCGGAAGGACAAGCCCGATAAACGGACCGGTGCCGCTCCGCTACGTCCGTTGCGGCACACGGCGGGCAAGGCGGCCTGGCGCGGACTGGACGCGCTGCTGGCCCTGGAGAAGGAGAACGGCGCGGCGCAGACCAGTGAGCTGATCGATCAGATCGCAGGTTTGGACGCCGAGGGCATCATCGATGTCGACTATCCGCTGCAGGTAGAGACCTTCGGCATCGTGTACGGCAACCAGTCCGCGGTGATCGAGGAACTGATCCATGACGTCGTGTCGGTGCCTGTGGCATCCCTGCGAGGTAAGGGGCTGGCCTACGAGGTGGTCATAGACGCCGCGATGCAGGCCGAACAGCTGGTCAACGCGATCAACCACCTCTCCGCCGACCTGCGCCGATCCGTGGGCGCCGCCCCGATCCCGTGGAACAAGGGGATGCGGCCGGGAGAGCAGCTACTCACCGCCCTCGACCCAGTGGTCCGGCGACTCCTGGCAGGCGTAACGGCGGACTCCCGTGATGAGGACAAACTTACCCGCGGACGCGAGGCATGGGAGCTGATGGCCTTCGACGCGGTTCATCGCTGCGCTGAACCGCTGTTCGCCCTCCCCGCAGCCGCGTTCAACGGCCGCAGCGAGAAATCGGGCAGCAAGGAACACCACTACAAACTCGGACTGGCGGCGAACCGGTTTCACACCTCGGTCAACGACACCCTCGGCCGAGCATCCGCTCTGCGCAATCGGCCGCACGAGGAGGAATAG
- the casB gene encoding type I-E CRISPR-associated protein Cse2/CasB, translated as MAQKYWNRFIREGTAKQELPPGEHLAALRSGLGRETLTVPKMWPFYTIAPDDNEKQERFGGVTADQHAEHAALALFGLHQQSQKTLMHVPGVGLGFALRVLRGHEKYSSDAVDRRVSAMVSSTSVSTLTYQLRGLVTQLRDVKQGLDYDRLLRDLDDWHWPDGRQRVRKAWARGYQRWEKPAESTTG; from the coding sequence ATGGCTCAGAAATATTGGAACAGGTTCATCCGCGAAGGCACTGCAAAGCAGGAGCTGCCGCCTGGCGAACATCTTGCCGCGTTGCGGTCAGGTCTCGGCCGTGAAACGTTGACAGTTCCCAAGATGTGGCCGTTCTACACCATCGCGCCCGACGACAACGAAAAGCAGGAACGCTTTGGGGGCGTGACTGCCGACCAGCACGCCGAACATGCCGCACTGGCGTTGTTCGGGTTGCATCAACAGTCCCAGAAGACCCTGATGCACGTTCCTGGTGTCGGCCTCGGCTTCGCCCTGCGGGTCTTGCGTGGTCACGAGAAGTACAGCTCCGACGCGGTGGACCGCCGTGTATCAGCGATGGTGAGCTCCACTTCGGTGTCGACGCTGACCTACCAGTTACGCGGGCTGGTCACGCAACTCCGCGATGTCAAACAAGGGCTGGACTACGACCGACTGCTCCGCGACCTCGACGATTGGCACTGGCCCGACGGGCGGCAGCGCGTCCGAAAAGCCTGGGCACGGGGCTATCAACGGTGGGAAAAGCCCGCCGAGTCCACCACCGGCTGA